In the Gorilla gorilla gorilla isolate KB3781 chromosome 1, NHGRI_mGorGor1-v2.1_pri, whole genome shotgun sequence genome, TATAAaggttaaaatatttatcttgaaCTTACCAGGTGTACTTGTTGAAGAGGCCTTAGAAGTTACAGGCTCTGAATCTTCCTAAATATACAGATACATATTAATATCGCATCTACCAGTCCCCTGTCGCTATATACATTTAGTGTTTTACACGAACACTTCTAATATTCTTTCTGCCACTCCCCACTTTCTCTTTCATCGGTCTTCTCTCACTTTCATTTCAGCTTAGACTTTCTTCTCCTGTCTTCAACCACCTTCCCTTCGACCCTCCCCCACAGCTCCTTTCCTCATGTGTTCTCCCTGAGAACTTTCACTAGCCAATGCTACAAAGCCAGACACAAGAGACAGATTTGAGGAACGGCATCTAAGGTGGCCAGATGGAGCAGGGGGAACATATTATTTGTTGCACACCAATATACAGCACAGACAAAGCAGAGTTTGCCCAGCTGAATCAGGGAGGAGGGCATGAAGGTTACACTCTTAAGGGGCACAGCCAATAACCATCAAGCTCCTAAGGGAAACATATGAATTTAGGCGAATTCCTTCCTTTTAAATTAATGCACGGGAACTGAGATTCTAAGAGATGAAAAAAGTAGTGAAATGTCATTCACTCATTTAAGGAACAGAATTAAACTCCACAGGTTTGAACTTCAATGCTTTTCCCATAATTTCACATATTCAACTCACTTTACTAAGACTgccattaaaaatttataaataacagtCAAAACAAGCCACTTCACATGCATAgttaaaaattagcaaatataAGTTCAAACTAATTAAGCCCAAATTAAATAAATGCTGACACTATTTCCTGAATgagctgtgcctgaattccatATTTTAAGGTGTGGTAGACTATCTTTATTAACTTACACCTTTGTcctctttttgttctgtttctattGTTGATCCCTTTTCAGCAATTCTTCTCCTACAAAGAAGGCAAAtccgatttttaaaaatattatctgattCAGTATAAAAACCACTTCTCTACGAGGAAAGAAGTGCATCTAGTTAGTTGTATTTGGAATACAATTAAAATCCTCTCAATTCTGGGCATGTCCATTATAATGAAATTCCTTACCTCCTGGCCAGCAGGGCACTCATTTCTTCCATTAAACCACTACCCCCTAAAGGAAGGGGTCCATTTCCACGGCCTGTATCTGTTTTAGATGAGGCAGAGTTCACACCAATAGCATTCCCTCCACTTGGGAAAGAGGTATCCTCCATCTTAATGAGAATATACAGACATAATCAACTCCTATGTTAGACAaccatatttttattaatatattacatctaaaacagaaggaaacatcagcattaattttaaaaaacctaaatattattttttaagctttAAGAACCAATAGATTCTTAGCATGACTTTATATATCAACAAGAGTTTATCAAAACTACTATCACCAAGAATGCAATGAAACAGTATCATGTATCTCTTCCTGTGCTGCCATGAAAAGGGCATGACTTTGCTCTGATAATATTCCTGCTAAAACAACCCCTGCATAACTAGAATCTAATCTTGAGGAAAAATCAGATAAGCCAAAGTGAAGGATAACAGGCAAAATAATTGTCCTACAGTCTTCAAAAATGCCAGTATTATGAAAGATTGAGGAACTGTCATaaagtatatcaaagagacattATAACTAAATGCAATAAATGATCTTGCACTAGGAAAAAAACTGTCACTAAAGATGTCATTGGACTATAGATGAAATTTGAATAATACATTTGTAGATTACAGTATTCTATCAATGTTaactttcctgattttgataattaTACTACTGGTTATGCAGGTAAATGTCCTTGTTCTTATAAAATTCACACTGAGGTACTTAGGAAAATAGAAGCTTGTGTCTCTGAGTTACTCTCAAATCATTCAAACAAAAGTGCATGTgtaggccgggtgcgatggctcacacctgtaaacagggcactgtgggaggctgaggcgggtggatcacctgaggtcaggatttcaagaccagtctggtcaacatcgcgaaaccctatctctactaaaaatacaaaaattagctgagcatggtggtgggtgcctgtaatcccagctactcaggaggctgaggcaaaattgcttgaacctgggaggtggaggttgcagtgagctgagatcacgccattgcactccagtctggataacaagagtgaaactccgtctcaagagaaaaaacaaaaaaagtgcatGTGTAAAGAAGGAAACATATCCGAAGAaggaataaaaaagcaaatactgGTAAAATGTTAATGGGTGAATGTAGGTGATGaatttatagaaattatttataCTATTCTTACAACTtcactataaaaatttaaattatatcaatttttaatttttatttattttattttttgagacaaagtcttactctgtcacccaggctagagtgcagtggcatgatctcggctcactgcaacctccacctcccgggttcaagcgattcttctgcctcagcctcccgagcagctgggattataggcatgtgtcacacatctggctaagttttgtatttttagtgagatagggttttaccatgttggccagcctggtctcgaactcctgacctcaggtgatccgcccaccccagcctcccaaagtgcagggattatacaggtatgagccatcgcgccagggtaaattatttcaattttttaaatcaatgaagTTCATAACATTTCATAAAATTAGAATACAATAaattcaacatttaaaatatttaggaagaataagacatatttaaaaaatttttcagaaaGGTATTTACCCGTGACACTTTCCTAAGTTTTGCTCCAGCAATTGCAGCTGCAAGTCCAGTTAAAGGGCGATTGTCTTCTGACATGGATGCCAAAAAGAATCCAGATGCAgggaggggtggggcaggaggtggtggaggaggagggggtaCTTGAttagggagaggagggggaggagggggtggtGGAGGCCCAGTGGATgggagtggaggaggtggagggggtcctgggggaggagggagggctaCTGAAGCCTGTGCAGGCCCTGGTGGGagtggtggaggaggtggaggtgcaaGTGGTCCCAAGACAATGcctgagagagagaaatgttAAGTAAGACCATCAACAATAGAGCTGAGTGATATTATTTTATGTGGGAAGGTACGCAGAATGCCATGCTAAATTAAACTGACTCATGTATTTACTTAATGAGTCCAATTTATCATAGTTGTAAAAGTCTAGATCAGTTTTTGAAAGATACTGAAATGTAAGGTCCAAGTATATATAACTACTTACTTTAGGTTAGAGCTTTAGTAATAGAACTATGCAACAGATCATCtaattaagactttttttttcatgggGATTTggtaaataagcaaaataaatacttataaaattTGGAAGAGAGGTAAGCATCCCTGAAAAAACAAACTAGTATATAGGATGGCAGTTAGTACCACTTGAAATAACAGACCCAAAATAATCCACATTAACCTTAAGTGTTGAGACAGTAAATTCAGTAACAGTGAACacatatatttaattgtttacAGTCAAAGTGGCTGTATTAAAAACATGAAGGAGGAGTAAGTCCCagcttcagcattttaaaaaatacttcacatTTAAATTCAATGGATAGCCAAGGCTGAGAATCACTGAAGTAAAGGAATTTACTAGTACAAAGTAAAACCTCAAAATAACGCTTGGAAATAATTAAATACCATAGGATTTGAAGTAGAGTTGTTTTTATCCCACAAAATGGGGGGCAAGAAGAGAAATGTTCAACTGTTATAAAATCACAAAGGGAGTGAACaagaatttatttaataatagaaTCCTGAAACAGTAGGTGCTCCTTTAGTTAAGGTTTAAGAGGGGTGTTTTCAGAACGAATAAAATGCTATTTTGCACACTGGGTGGTAATTGCTAACTTTTTCAGCTTGAGCAGTTACACAAGCAGAAAACATAAATTGTTAAAAGAAGCATCTAGAAATAGTCTGTCCCTTCTGTAGGGGTTGTTAAGAGTTCTGAGGGTACAGCAGGTCACTTTGTCAGGCTGGCTGTGCCCATTTTGTACAGTATAACTGTCATAGTGAAACCAAACTGAACATCTTAGAATTCTGACTAACCTTTTAAGCAAATTTGGtaagtcaacaacaacaaaatatatatatatacagcaatAACAAGCCTTGCAATGTTTAAGTAtaaatttgttttcagttttctttctgtagTCCTccttaaatcatattttaaaaactagggTTGCCAAGCATCTTCTTATTTACTTACAGAACCAGGTCCTTTTCTACTTACAAATAATCCACTTAGAGATTACATCCTGCCTTCCCTGTTACCATAACAATAAGGTAGGGACAAGGAGAATAACTACAGAGGATGCTATTCTCTCTTGATTACCCCTTCAAGCCACTACTTATTGTAATTTTGGACCTTGGAACCCTTTAGGGCATATACGAACCCTGCCATCCTCTCTACTCCTCCTGCAAAGTCATAATGCTCCAAGGGTTAGGGTGACACCTATCCTGAAAGTCCAACATGGGGCATCTAATATAGGAAAGGCAAGAAGGAAACAGGGCCCAAGATCAGAACTGCTCCAAAGGAAACTCTGGGATGACGTATCTAATGACTACAGTTGGGCACTAAATATATCTCTCTAAGTCTCccagaaaaatgaaggaaaacaatTTAGATCATGTATTTATTGTGTGGTAGATCAACGTGTCAAGCAAAGTTTTCCCAGTGAAAGAAATgtattagctgggtgcggtgctcacacttgtaatcctagcaactttgggaggccgaagggacagatcacatgaggtcaggagttcaagaccagcctggccaacatgacaaaaccctgtctctactaaaaatacaaaaattagccgggcgtggtggcatgtgcctgtaactccagctactcagctggctaaggcaggagaattgctggaacccaggaggtggaggttgcagtgagctgagatcatgccactctactccagcctgggcaacacagcaagactctgtctcaaaaaaacaaaaaaaaagaaaaagaaaaaaagaaatgtattatgaGGGGCTCTTAAATACTAGAAAACATCTTTAACTGCGATACTATAAAAGATATCAAAACCTAGTTCAATAAGGAAATTCCTCCAAATGCAATTAATCCAacaggaaaaacatttttctactttaatttttttaattaaaaaaaaaaaagcatggcatTATGGCATATAAATGTTCAAGGATCAAAACCACCCTACCCATCCATTCAGGCATTTAAAGTCACTGCTATATAACATTTTCAAGTGATTAGCTGTTAGTAGCAATAATGAAAGCCTTACCCTGTTGGGCTGGAGTCTCGGCCGGCTGAGAGGCTGCCTGCAAGCCTGGCTCAGAAGCAGAAGagtctcccagcacagagtttagAGGAGTCTCAACAGAGGCAGGGGCAGCtgcagagggagaagggagaacacTAGGCTTGGATGAGGGAGTTGAGGCAATAGGGGTGCTTGGAGGAGGAGAAGCTTGAGATCCACAGTGTGAGAGTGATGCGAGGGAAGGCAGTGGAGGCGGCGGCGGAGGAGCTGCTGGCCCTGAGGTAGGCGGTGGAGACACTGGATATGTTACAGAGTCAACCAGCCCATTGGGTGCTGTCGGTGATGGAGGCATTTGGGGCACAGGAGAAGAAACACAAACAGGGAGGACAGGCCTTGGACCAGTAGCTTTGCCTGGGGGGCTGCTAATCATTATTggaggagatggagggaggggcgAAAAATTGGAAGTAGACCAGGCACAGGGCTTCGTagctggaggctgagaagagggTGTGTTCACAGGAGAAGAAGGTCGAGAGTTTTTGTTCAGAGGACGAGGAACTGTAGCGTAATGGGGAAGAACAGGGTGGAAGGCTGAACCTAAAGATGTTGCAAAACGTGTCGCTGAGTGTCGCAGTGGTGGTGTAGGGGGTGTGGAAGTAGGTGGCAAAGCAGTCACTACAGCATAATCAGGAGTGGCATCTGACACTGGAGCTGAGATGACTTTAGCGTATGATGGAGGAGGTGCTGAAGGAGGCTGGCAACTGGAATACTCAGGAAGTGGAGCGTTATACAGGGAGCTGTCTGAAGATGGAGCTGGACAGAAGGTGGAAAGCAGCAGCAAAAGACAGgataaaaaaggagagagaaaaagggagctagtgaagccacaaaaccagcattCAGACACAATGTATAAATGTAGACTACAGTTAGTATCAGAGAATTAGGCACAAACGCAAATAACTATTTTTACCCAAGAATATTTTAACTTGTAAATACATTTTGAGATTCAGAAGGGGATGAAATAAGTTTCCTTTTATCTAATAAGTGgattaataaatttaattgacTAATTTCTTTTACAAGAAAAAGCTAGTATtagtcttaatttttatttagtccacaagaaaaaggacattaaaatCACACGAATAGGACCATAAACAGAAGAATAAAtttagctgtttttttaaaaacaacaaatagcAAAACTAGTAAAGCTGGCAAAACATTTAATACGAAGGGTTCAATGCTCCTATTCAATGCTAATTTGtggaaaagttttgttttgttggccATAACTCCAGAAAATAATTAGGTagctaaaaatacataaattaacttaataaaccaaccaaccaaccactaTTTAATCAAACCACATTGAGACTTTTTAATTAGGCCATAAGGAATATTCTTAAATCCTATAATGaatgttaattttaataaacGTTAAATATCTCAAACTTTCAGGCATATATTAACCCTTATGTCTTTCAGTAAATTCCAGATTCCATAATTTTCACTAATTTTTCATAATACTAGAAAGCATATTTAAATAACTAGTCTTAGAGaatatttctctaaaataattcTTCCTCCAAAATCTTTAGAATGCAATCAAGCAAATTTCTTGCTGAATGGTCCTACAGTACTATAGTATTTGAGACAATTTAAGTGATCTCATGAGGGAAATATATTTGAAGTTCATCCAGTATAAAAAATTTCCCATAAAAACACACTTACACTTTATAGCCATTTTATAGGGAGTTAGAAGAATTAGAATGGCAGAATAAAAATTTCCAAGAGCTTTCTTTAAGTCTCCAAGCAATAAAAGCaatacagagagaaataaaaagaaaatgttaaagtaaTAATTGCtgcatattttttcataatttcaaaTTGTATGGCTTAATCCCAAACATCtcaaatgtgaaatattttaacaCATGACTGCACAAGAGACATCATCCAAGCTCAGATACAAGAACACAGAAGAGTTTGTAAACTTCTTACCAGCACTTGATATTCTGCGCTCTCTCTCCCATTCCAGCTGTTCCCTTTCTAACTGCTCTTGTCGCTCCCTTTCTTGCCTCTCCCGTTCCAGTCTCTCCAGCCTCTCTCGTTCTTGTCTTTCTTGCCTCTCCCGATCCAGGCGTTCCTGCCGCTCCAGGCGTTCCTGCCGTTCCCgttcttgtctctctctctccagctgtTCTTGTTCCAGTCGCTCCCTCTCCAGCCTTTCCCTTTCTAACCTCTCTCTCTCCAACCtttctctttccattctttctCGCTCCAGCCTTTCCCGCTCCAGCTCCTTTTGCCGTTGCTGTTCTTGTagttgtctggaaaaaaaaaaaaaagtagaaacatgcATCTATGGCTACTCATCATGAAAAAGTGATTCTTTTCACCTATGTAAACTATTTCTGAGTCAAATAAAAGCAATGTAGAGCATGCAAACATCTCTCCTCCCACATGAAGGCTACCTTGGATAGAGACTGTTTCATACAAATGAAAATCATTTCTCCTATTAGCATCATATTGGCTGAATGCTTCAGCACATTACactaacatttcattttattctgtacTTTTCATGAGTAGTGTTGCAAGTAAATGAATTTTCCAAATAACATACCACTTTAATAACCAagtcattattttaattatttagtgaaaacatttgtaaaattgTAATATCcttaatatcaaatttaattgtacaaataataattatttcagaaaatacaaTGACTGGCCACAGCcatagctcaataaatatttactgaatgggcCGGGtgtagtgactcacacctgtaatcccagcactttgggaggccgaggcaggtgcatcacttgaggtcaggagttcgagactggcctggccaacacggtgaaaccccatctctaccaaaaatataaaaaattagccgggcatggtagtgtgcacctataatcccagctacttgggaggctgaggcaggagaatcgcttgaacctgggaggcagaggctgcagtgagccgagatcgtgccactgcactccagcctgggtgacagagcaagactccacctcaaaaaaaaaaaaaaaaagtttactgaaTGAAAAAGagtcaagaaagaagaaataaactttaaatgaTTGAAATCTCATATCCAGAGGCAACTATCATcaacatatgtatataaagacacacatctatatatacacatatacatacacatacgcacacacacgcacccctATATACCTCTAGACTTCCCCTTgtgtaaaaatacacatataaactttaaaaacaaaataaaatgtaaccaTTTCCCGCTACTGTGAAATGTGCTTTCCTTTCTCTCACTTAATATATTGTGAAAGTTGGTCTGGGAgaagtggctcaggcctgtaatcctagcactttgggaggctgagtgggaggattgtctgaacccaagagttcaagatggGCCTGCACAACgaagcaagacccatctctacaaaaaattttaaaatcagccaggcatggtgccatgcacctgtattcccagctacttgggaggctgagggagaaggatcGCTTGGGCCTAGGAGTCTGAGGCTACAGTAAGATAAGATTGCATCATCACAcatcagcccaggcaacagaacgACACCTTGTCTCCAAcaacaatgaaagaaaagaaaggaggaagtggggaaggaagaaaaagaagggaatgaagggaggaagggagggagaaagggagggagggagggaggaaggaaggaagggagggagggagggagggagggagggagggagggagggagacataAGTTAGTAAAACTGAGGATATCTAGGATGAGAACCTGCCTGTGTGTACAACTCTGGATGGACACacgcacgcgcgcgcgcgcgcacacacacacacacacacacacacacacacacagagttatcCTAAGGCACTTAGTTCAGCATCTTTATTTTCCATGAGTGCATAATAATATTCGATTATTTTGCTGTCCACAGTCTAAGCAGTCTCCTACAGTAGGATATTAAGTTATCCTAACACTACTGGCAATACTGCAATAACATTTGTCTTCATCTTTGaatctttttctgtttctataggaTCAATAAGGACATAAATTTTGCTAGGTGAAAAGGTATGAATTTAAGATTTTTGACACATGGTTCCAAATTGTCTTTAGGAAAAGTTGTGTCAATTAACCTTccctaaaaaaaaagttatctttgccgggcacggtggctcatgcctgtaatcccaacactttgggaggccgaggtcaggagtttgagactagcttggacaacatggtggaaccctgtctctactaaaattacaaaaattagctgggcgtggtggtgtgcacctgtaatcccagctacttgggaggctgaggcaggaggatcacttgaacccggggaatGGAGGTGgctgtgagctgagactgtgcccctgtaccccagcctgggtgacagagtaagaccctgtctccaaaaaaaaaaaaaaaagtatctttatCTTACACATATGTATTTCATAGCACTGTggggaagattaaatgaagtaataccTAAAAGCTCTTTAAGAAGTACTTGAAACATAAGAACGCTCAATGTGAGCTATAacgatagtttttttgttttgttttgttttttcttccccgagacagagtcttgctctgtcgcccaggctggagtacagccatgcaatcttggctcactgcaagctccacctcccaggttcacaccactctcttgcctcagcctcccgagtagctgggactacaggtgcccgccaccatgcccagctaattttttgtatttttagtagagacggggtttcacagtgttagccaggatggtctcgatctcctgacttcatgacccacccgccttggcctcccaaagtgctgggattacaggtgtgagcgaccgcgcccggcctaacaaTAGTTATTATTTGGAAATTTCAAACTGGGACTTTCTGGACTGGCTAATAAACTGGGTGGGTCTAGTTAGAGACAAAGCTAAATGACAGCACATGCATGctatccctttcttccttccagcgGTACCAACACACCAGTAAGATCCTTCCAAAAATCTCTCTCCTTCATGTTTCCTAAGCTGGCTATACAACAAAAGAAAAGGCCCATTTGACAAATACATCAACCCCACTGCTCTCACAAAACACACACCCTCTCCTGGACATACCATCACACTTAACAATGACTGCAAGAGAAAAACACAAGAAACTGACTTTATTTATGAGTAGTTGTTTGAGATACTGACTACTAATAAAATCAGATTTTCAGGATCTAGTACGGACTGCTATTTGATAAATCACTAGCTGCCAAAGTTTTTGAGGGATAACAATATCCCTGCAGGGATGAGGGGAAGAAATTAGATGTATTCAAAAgaatgtttttaataataaacagagaaaagtcagggttggttgttgttgtttctccAGTAACCTGCAGTTAATAAACTCAGCTGGAGCCTGTATTAAATTTCAGATATTCAACCTACATCAAAAAATATGggccattttaaatataatgctCTAAGCAATCTGTTGCTTAGATACACCCATATTATTCTAATTAGAACAAATTTAAATACAGAagctaaagaaaaacatttaagagCACAGTAGCTGTCCCAAGAAATCTATGATGAAAAGATCTAAGTTTTTAGATCTTT is a window encoding:
- the ENAH gene encoding protein enabled homolog isoform X17: MSEQSICQARAAVMVYDDANKKWVPAGGSTGFSRVHIYHHTGNNTFRVVGRKIQDHQVVINCAIPKGLKYNQATQTFHQWRDARQVYGLNFGSKEDANVFASAMMHALEVLNSQETGPTLPRQNSQLPAQVQNGPSQEELEIQRRQLQEQQRQKELERERLERERMERERLERERLERERLERERLEQEQLERERQERERQERLERQERLDRERQERQERERLERLERERQERERQEQLEREQLEWERERRISSAGIVLGPLAPPPPPPLPPGPAQASVALPPPPGPPPPPPLPSTGPPPPPPPPPLPNQVPPPPPPPPAPPLPASGFFLASMSEDNRPLTGLAAAIAGAKLRKVSRMEDTSFPSGGNAIGVNSASSKTDTGRGNGPLPLGGSGLMEEMSALLARRRRIAEKGSTIETEQKEDKGEDSEPVTSKASSTSTPEPTRKPWERTNTMNGSKSPVISRRDSPRKNQIVFDNRSYDSLHRPKSTPLSQPSANGVQTEGLDYDRLKQDILDEMRKELTKLKEELIDAIRQELSKSNTA
- the ENAH gene encoding protein enabled homolog isoform X6; translation: MHETTPSEQSICQARAAVMVYDDANKKWVPAGGSTGFSRVHIYHHTGNNTFRVVGRKIQDHQVVINCAIPKGLKYNQATQTFHQWRDARQVYGLNFGSKEDANVFASAMMHALEVLNSQETAQSKVTATQDSTNLRCIFCGPTLPRQNSQLPAQVQNGPSQEELEIQRRQLQEQQRQKELERERLERERMERERLERERLERERLERERLEQEQLERERQERERQERLERQERLDRERQERQERERLERLERERQERERQEQLEREQLEWERERRISSAAPSSDSSLYNAPLPEYSSCQPPSAPPPSYAKVISAPVSDATPDYAVVTALPPTSTPPTPPLRHSATRFATSLGSAFHPVLPHYATVPRPLNKNSRPSSPVNTPSSQPPATKPCAWSTSNFSPLPPSPPIMISSPPGKATGPRPVLPVCVSSPVPQMPPSPTAPNGLVDSVTYPVSPPPTSGPAAPPPPPPLPSLASLSHCGSQASPPPSTPIASTPSSKPSVLPSPSAAAPASVETPLNSVLGDSSASEPGLQAASQPAETPAQQGIVLGPLAPPPPPPLPPGPAQASVALPPPPGPPPPPPLPSTGPPPPPPPPPLPNQVPPPPPPPPAPPLPASGFFLASMSEDNRPLTGLAAAIAGAKLRKVSRMEDTSFPSGGNAIGVNSASSKTDTGRGNGPLPLGGSGLMEEMSALLARRRRIAEKGSTIETEQKEDKGEDSEPVTSKASSTSTPEPTRKPWERTNTMNGSKSPVISRRDSPRKNQIVFDNRSYDSLHRPKSTPLSQPSANGVQTEGLDYDRLKQDILDEMRKELTKLKEELIDAIRQELSKSNTA
- the ENAH gene encoding protein enabled homolog isoform X16, which produces MGRGSRIEACVLLGNSEQSICQARAAVMVYDDANKKWVPAGGSTGFSRVHIYHHTGNNTFRVVGRKIQDHQVVINCAIPKGLKYNQATQTFHQWRDARQVYGLNFGSKEDANVFASAMMHALEVLNSQETGPTLPRQNSQLPAQVQNGPSQEELEIQRRQLQEQQRQKELERERLERERMERERLERERLERERLERERLEQEQLERERQERERQERLERQERLDRERQERQERERLERLERERQERERQEQLEREQLEWERERRISSAAAPASVETPLNSVLGDSSASEPGLQAASQPAETPAQQGIVLGPLAPPPPPPLPPGPAQASVALPPPPGPPPPPPLPSTGPPPPPPPPPLPNQVPPPPPPPPAPPLPASGFFLASMSEDNRPLTGLAAAIAGAKLRKVSRMEDTSFPSGGNAIGVNSASSKTDTGRGNGPLPLGGSGLMEEMSALLARRRRIAEKGSTIETEQKEDKGEDSEPVTSKASSTSTPEPTRKPWERTNTMNGSKSPVISRPKSTPLSQPSANGVQTEGLDYDRLKQDILDEMRKELTKLKEELIDAIRQELSKSNTA
- the ENAH gene encoding protein enabled homolog isoform X2, which codes for MFKRFSCLSLLSSWDYSEQSICQARAAVMVYDDANKKWVPAGGSTGFSRVHIYHHTGNNTFRVVGRKIQDHQVVINCAIPKGLKYNQATQTFHQWRDARQVYGLNFGSKEDANVFASAMMHALEVLNSQETAQSKVTATQDSTNLRCIFCGPTLPRQNSQLPAQVQNGPSQEELEIQRRQLQEQQRQKELERERLERERMERERLERERLERERLERERLEQEQLERERQERERQERLERQERLDRERQERQERERLERLERERQERERQEQLEREQLEWERERRISSAAPSSDSSLYNAPLPEYSSCQPPSAPPPSYAKVISAPVSDATPDYAVVTALPPTSTPPTPPLRHSATRFATSLGSAFHPVLPHYATVPRPLNKNSRPSSPVNTPSSQPPATKPCAWSTSNFSPLPPSPPIMISSPPGKATGPRPVLPVCVSSPVPQMPPSPTAPNGLVDSVTYPVSPPPTSGPAAPPPPPPLPSLASLSHCGSQASPPPSTPIASTPSSKPSVLPSPSAAAPASVETPLNSVLGDSSASEPGLQAASQPAETPAQQGIVLGPLAPPPPPPLPPGPAQASVALPPPPGPPPPPPLPSTGPPPPPPPPPLPNQVPPPPPPPPAPPLPASGFFLASMSEDNRPLTGLAAAIAGAKLRKVSRMEDTSFPSGGNAIGVNSASSKTDTGRGNGPLPLGGSGLMEEMSALLARRRRIAEKGSTIETEQKEDKGEDSEPVTSKASSTSTPEPTRKPWERTNTMNGSKSPVISRRDSPRKNQIVFDNRSYDSLHRPKSTPLSQPSANGVQTEGLDYDRLKQDILDEMRKELTKLKEELIDAIRQELSKSNTA
- the ENAH gene encoding protein enabled homolog isoform X20, with the translated sequence MSEQSICQARAAVMVYDDANKKWVPAGGSTGFSRVHIYHHTGNNTFRVVGRKIQDHQVVINCAIPKGLKYNQATQTFHQWRDARQVYGLNFGSKEDANVFASAMMHALEVLNSQETGPTLPRQNSQLPAQVQNGPSQEELEIQRRQLQEQQRQKELERERLERERMERERLERERLERERLERERLEQEQLERERQERERQERLERQERLDRERQERQERERLERLERERQERERQEQLEREQLEWERERRISSAGIVLGPLAPPPPPPLPPGPAQASVALPPPPGPPPPPPLPSTGPPPPPPPPPLPNQVPPPPPPPPAPPLPASGFFLASMSEDNRPLTGLAAAIAGAKLRKVSRMEDTSFPSGGNAIGVNSASSKTDTGRGNGPLPLGGSGLMEEMSALLARRRRIAEKGSTIETEQKEDKGEDSEPVTSKASSTSTPEPTRKPWERTNTMNGSKSPVISRPKSTPLSQPSANGVQTEGLDYDRLKQDILDEMRKELTKLKEELIDAIRQELSKSNTA
- the ENAH gene encoding protein enabled homolog isoform X15: MSEQSICQARAAVMVYDDANKKWVPAGGSTGFSRVHIYHHTGNNTFRVVGRKIQDHQVVINCAIPKGLKYNQATQTFHQWRDARQVYGLNFGSKEDANVFASAMMHALEVLNSQETGPTLPRQNSQLPAQVQNGPSQEELEIQRRQLQEQQRQKELERERLERERMERERLERERLERERLERERLEQEQLERERQERERQERLERQERLDRERQERQERERLERLERERQERERQEQLEREQLEWERERRISSAAAPASVETPLNSVLGDSSASEPGLQAASQPAETPAQQGIVLGPLAPPPPPPLPPGPAQASVALPPPPGPPPPPPLPSTGPPPPPPPPPLPNQVPPPPPPPPAPPLPASGFFLASMSEDNRPLTGLAAAIAGAKLRKVSRMEDTSFPSGGNAIGVNSASSKTDTGRGNGPLPLGGSGLMEEMSALLARRRRIAEKGSTIETEQKEDKGEDSEPVTSKASSTSTPEPTRKPWERTNTMNGSKSPVISRPKSTPLSQPSANGVQTEGLDYDRLKQDILDEMRKELTKLKEELIDAIRQELSKSNTA